Proteins from one Pseudomonas grandcourensis genomic window:
- a CDS encoding DeoR/GlpR family DNA-binding transcription regulator produces the protein MHDNHSAAELPSVRRQKILLILERDGKVMASELSQHFVVSEDTIRRDLAELASAGLVQRVHGGALPRPKDTGKDYFTRISETDEVKTHLAQLAAQRVQDGQIVVFDSGTTTLQIARSLPLEIAITAITASPMTAITLSEYKGIKVILAGGQLNPATMSASGHETLRLLAGIKADLLFTGVCAIHPQVGLSSLHFDEVPVKQAMLDSASHVIAVTTADKLGAVEPFVVAPCNRVHTLITERHVASGNVEDYRALGIEVVQA, from the coding sequence ATGCACGACAACCATTCCGCTGCCGAACTTCCATCGGTACGCCGGCAAAAAATCCTGTTGATCCTCGAGCGTGACGGCAAGGTCATGGCCTCGGAGTTGAGCCAGCATTTCGTGGTGTCCGAAGACACCATCCGCCGGGATCTGGCGGAGCTGGCCAGTGCCGGCCTGGTGCAGCGGGTGCACGGCGGGGCGTTGCCGCGGCCCAAAGACACCGGCAAGGACTACTTCACCCGGATCAGCGAAACCGACGAGGTGAAAACCCATCTGGCGCAACTTGCCGCGCAACGGGTGCAGGACGGTCAGATCGTGGTGTTCGATTCCGGCACCACCACCTTGCAGATCGCGCGTTCGCTGCCGCTGGAGATCGCCATTACCGCGATCACCGCGTCGCCGATGACGGCCATCACCTTGTCCGAATACAAAGGCATCAAGGTGATTCTGGCGGGCGGCCAGCTCAACCCGGCGACGATGTCCGCCAGCGGCCACGAAACCCTGCGGCTGCTGGCGGGTATCAAGGCCGATCTGCTGTTTACCGGGGTCTGCGCGATTCACCCGCAAGTGGGTTTGAGCTCACTGCATTTCGATGAAGTGCCGGTGAAACAGGCGATGCTCGACAGTGCCTCCCACGTGATTGCCGTCACCACGGCGGATAAGCTCGGGGCGGTGGAACCCTTTGTCGTCGCGCCTTGCAACCGCGTGCATACGCTGATCACCGAGCGGCATGTGGCGTCAGGCAATGTCGAGGACTACCGGGCGTTGGGGATTGAGGTGGTGCAGGCTTGA
- a CDS encoding FAD-binding oxidoreductase: MTQRCNSYYTATLNQDTDYPTLQGRHRVDVVIIGGGFTGVATAVELAEKGLKVAIVESHKIGWGATGRNGGQVTGSLSGDEAMRKQMRRTIGDEVDDFIWNLRWRGHQIIQQRVEKYGIACDLKHGHLHAAYKPAHMVGLRKDYEEAVHRGMGDEVSLLDRSQVRDLLQSDLYHGAIKNTRNMHLHPLNLCIGEARAAESLGALIFENSEVLEIIHGDTPGVRTAQGQIDANQVLLAGDVYHKLEPGKLKGKIFPAMGGIVTTAPLGDLARQINSEDLAVYDCRFVLDYYRLTADGRLLFGGGANYSGKDSRDIAAELRPCIEQTFPALKGVAIDYQWSCAMGIVINRIPQLGKLSDNVWYCQGYSGHGIATTHIMGEIMGRAITGQLEQFDTFAACQHIRVPMGDLLGNPMLAAGMWYYQMLERLR; encoded by the coding sequence ATGACTCAACGTTGCAATTCCTATTACACCGCCACCCTCAACCAGGACACCGATTACCCGACGCTGCAAGGCCGGCACCGGGTTGACGTGGTGATCATCGGCGGCGGTTTCACCGGCGTGGCCACCGCCGTCGAGCTGGCGGAAAAAGGCCTGAAGGTCGCCATCGTCGAAAGCCACAAGATCGGCTGGGGCGCCACCGGGCGCAACGGCGGCCAGGTCACCGGCAGCCTGTCGGGCGACGAGGCCATGCGCAAACAGATGCGCCGCACCATCGGTGATGAAGTCGACGATTTCATCTGGAACCTGCGCTGGCGCGGGCACCAGATCATCCAGCAGCGCGTGGAAAAGTACGGCATCGCCTGCGACCTCAAGCACGGCCATCTGCACGCGGCGTACAAACCCGCGCACATGGTCGGCTTGCGCAAGGATTACGAAGAGGCGGTGCACCGTGGCATGGGCGACGAGGTCAGCCTGCTCGACCGCAGCCAGGTGCGCGACCTGCTGCAAAGCGACCTCTACCACGGCGCGATCAAGAACACCCGCAACATGCACCTGCACCCGCTCAACCTGTGCATCGGCGAGGCCCGCGCAGCCGAGAGCCTCGGTGCGTTGATCTTCGAGAACAGCGAAGTGCTGGAGATCATCCATGGAGACACGCCGGGTGTACGCACGGCCCAAGGACAGATCGACGCCAACCAGGTACTGCTGGCCGGCGACGTCTACCACAAGCTGGAACCGGGCAAGCTCAAGGGCAAGATTTTCCCGGCCATGGGCGGCATCGTTACCACCGCGCCGCTGGGCGATCTGGCCAGACAGATCAACTCCGAAGACCTGGCGGTCTACGACTGCCGTTTCGTGCTCGACTACTACCGCCTCACCGCCGACGGTCGCCTGTTGTTCGGTGGCGGCGCCAACTACAGCGGCAAGGATTCGCGGGACATCGCCGCCGAGCTGCGTCCGTGCATCGAGCAGACCTTCCCGGCGCTCAAAGGCGTGGCCATCGACTACCAGTGGAGCTGCGCGATGGGCATCGTGATCAACCGCATCCCGCAACTGGGCAAGCTGTCGGACAACGTCTGGTATTGCCAGGGCTACTCCGGCCACGGCATCGCCACCACCCACATCATGGGCGAAATCATGGGCCGGGCGATTACCGGGCAACTGGAACAGTTCGACACCTTCGCCGCCTGCCAGCACATCCGCGTGCCCATGGGCGACCTGCTCGGCAACCCGATGCTCGCCGCCGGCATGTGGTACTACCAGATGCTTGAGCGATTGCGCTGA
- the chrA gene encoding chromate efflux transporter: MSPTPSPITQQDVPQPRSISLREAFLFWLKLGFISFGGPAGQISIMHQELVERRRWISERRFLHALNYCMLLPGPEAQQLATYIGWLMHRTWGGVIAGVLFVLPSLFILIALSWVYIAFGEVPVVAGLFYGIKPAVTAIVVQAAHRIGSRALKNGWLWGIAAASFVAIFVLNMPFPLIVLGAAVIGFFGGRLAPEKFRTGGHSAAKKSFGPAVIDDDTPTPEHARFSGWKLARLAVIGAILWTLPMAMLTALFGWEGTLTQMAWFFTKAALLTFGGAYAVLPYVYQGAVGHYAWLTPTQMIDGLALGETTPGPLIMVVAFVGFIGAYVLQVFGPDQAFVAGAVAATLVTWFTFLPSFLFILAGGPLVESTHNELKFTAPLTAITAAVVGVILNLACFFAYHVLWPKGFEGALDWPSLLIAMVAGVALLRFKRGVIEVLIGCGLIGLGVHLMF, encoded by the coding sequence TTGAGCCCCACGCCCTCCCCGATCACCCAACAGGATGTGCCGCAACCCCGGTCCATCAGCCTGCGCGAAGCCTTCCTGTTCTGGCTCAAGCTTGGCTTCATCAGTTTCGGCGGGCCGGCCGGGCAGATTTCGATCATGCACCAGGAGCTGGTCGAGCGCCGGCGCTGGATCTCCGAGCGGCGCTTTCTGCATGCCCTCAACTATTGCATGTTGCTGCCCGGGCCTGAGGCTCAGCAGTTGGCAACCTACATCGGCTGGCTGATGCACCGGACCTGGGGCGGCGTGATCGCTGGCGTGCTGTTTGTGTTGCCGTCGCTGTTCATCCTGATTGCGCTGTCCTGGGTGTACATCGCCTTTGGCGAGGTGCCCGTGGTCGCCGGATTGTTCTACGGGATCAAGCCTGCGGTCACGGCAATCGTGGTGCAGGCGGCTCACCGGATCGGCTCGCGGGCGTTGAAGAATGGCTGGTTATGGGGCATCGCCGCTGCGTCCTTCGTGGCCATCTTCGTGCTCAATATGCCGTTTCCGCTGATCGTGCTCGGCGCAGCAGTCATCGGTTTTTTCGGCGGACGCCTGGCACCGGAAAAATTCAGGACCGGTGGCCACAGTGCGGCGAAAAAGTCCTTCGGCCCGGCCGTGATCGACGATGACACCCCAACCCCTGAACACGCCCGTTTCAGCGGCTGGAAACTGGCGCGCCTGGCCGTGATCGGTGCGATCTTGTGGACGTTGCCCATGGCCATGCTCACTGCGCTGTTCGGCTGGGAAGGCACGCTGACGCAAATGGCCTGGTTCTTCACCAAGGCCGCGCTGCTGACCTTTGGCGGCGCCTACGCGGTGCTGCCGTATGTCTACCAAGGCGCGGTCGGTCACTACGCATGGCTGACGCCGACGCAGATGATCGACGGCCTGGCGCTCGGTGAAACTACGCCTGGTCCGTTGATCATGGTCGTCGCCTTCGTTGGTTTTATCGGCGCCTACGTGCTTCAGGTCTTCGGGCCGGATCAGGCGTTTGTCGCCGGTGCCGTGGCCGCCACGCTGGTGACCTGGTTCACCTTCCTGCCTTCGTTCCTGTTCATCCTCGCCGGCGGGCCGCTGGTGGAATCGACGCACAACGAACTCAAGTTCACTGCGCCGCTGACGGCCATTACAGCCGCCGTGGTCGGCGTGATTCTCAATCTGGCCTGTTTCTTTGCCTACCACGTGCTGTGGCCCAAAGGCTTCGAGGGAGCACTGGACTGGCCTTCGCTGCTGATCGCGATGGTGGCGGGCGTTGCATTGCTTCGTTTCAAGCGCGGAGTGATCGAGGTTTTGATCGGCTGCGGGTTGATCGGCCTCGGTGTGCACCTGATGTTCTGA
- the moaE gene encoding molybdopterin synthase catalytic subunit MoaE, with translation MTVRVQRELFDVGRLIDSLQANDPGVGAVVNFVGYVRDINQGEAVTGMFLEHYPGMTERSLQNIIDNARARWPLRAMEIVHRIGPLSVSEPIVFVGVSSPHRQAAFEACAFIMDFLKTDAPFWKREDVASGARWVDAREIDRSAVERWADTPHQPAMQRASA, from the coding sequence ATGACGGTTCGGGTCCAGCGTGAATTGTTCGACGTCGGCCGCTTGATCGACAGCCTGCAGGCGAACGATCCGGGGGTGGGTGCCGTGGTCAACTTCGTCGGCTACGTGCGCGACATCAATCAGGGCGAGGCGGTCACCGGGATGTTTCTGGAGCACTACCCGGGCATGACCGAACGCTCGCTGCAGAACATCATCGACAACGCCAGGGCCCGATGGCCACTCCGGGCCATGGAGATTGTGCATCGGATCGGCCCGTTGTCGGTCAGCGAGCCGATCGTGTTTGTCGGCGTCAGCAGCCCCCATCGTCAAGCCGCTTTCGAAGCCTGTGCGTTCATCATGGACTTCCTGAAAACCGACGCGCCGTTCTGGAAACGCGAAGACGTGGCGAGTGGCGCACGCTGGGTCGATGCCCGTGAAATCGACCGTTCAGCCGTCGAGCGCTGGGCAGATACGCCGCATCAGCCGGCTATGCAACGCGCGTCGGCGTAG
- the moaD gene encoding molybdopterin converting factor subunit 1, whose amino-acid sequence MILINYFARYREQLNLGGEKLPLTDSLKTIEDVRRLLMARGELWSHVLGENNLMCALNQELCHPDRVIEDYDEIAFFPPVTGG is encoded by the coding sequence ATGATCCTGATCAACTACTTCGCCCGTTACCGCGAGCAGCTCAACCTGGGCGGCGAAAAACTGCCCCTGACCGACAGCCTCAAGACCATCGAGGACGTGCGCCGACTGTTGATGGCTCGCGGTGAACTGTGGAGCCATGTGTTGGGTGAAAACAACCTGATGTGTGCGCTGAACCAGGAGCTGTGCCATCCCGACCGGGTGATCGAGGATTATGACGAGATCGCCTTTTTTCCACCGGTCACCGGGGGTTGA
- a CDS encoding CAP domain-containing protein, giving the protein MGFISSAMRLTGLSLGLVFAAHAVAADEAQLVESINVYRSQLQRCAGQVSSELPPLSADPRLVLSGPSIGNLQQAMATAGYPMKNVQAISLSGPRDAASAMKAIQESFCQIVLDPQFVDIGVSRQDNQWRIVVARPLLSSHLGDWQTEGQKLLIELNAARAKPRQCGTQSFNATAPLAWNATLATAAEGNSRSMANNNYFDHKDRDGRTPGDRAELAGYDFQQIGENIAAGQDSVRKVVEGWLTSPGHCANLMNPQFRELGAAYATDPKSDAGIYWTAMFGAQ; this is encoded by the coding sequence ATGGGTTTCATCTCATCCGCAATGCGTTTGACCGGTTTGTCTCTGGGCCTGGTATTCGCCGCCCACGCCGTGGCGGCCGACGAAGCGCAATTGGTCGAATCGATCAACGTCTACCGCAGCCAACTGCAGCGCTGTGCAGGCCAGGTCTCATCGGAGCTGCCGCCGCTGTCGGCCGACCCGCGTCTGGTGCTGTCCGGCCCGAGCATCGGCAATCTGCAGCAGGCCATGGCCACTGCCGGTTACCCCATGAAGAATGTGCAGGCCATCAGCCTGTCCGGGCCTCGCGATGCCGCCTCGGCGATGAAGGCGATTCAGGAGAGTTTTTGCCAGATCGTCCTCGACCCGCAATTCGTCGACATCGGCGTCAGCCGCCAGGACAATCAGTGGCGCATCGTCGTGGCGCGGCCACTGCTGAGTTCACACCTGGGCGACTGGCAGACCGAGGGCCAGAAGCTGCTCATCGAACTCAACGCCGCACGGGCCAAGCCGCGTCAATGCGGCACCCAGTCTTTCAATGCGACCGCGCCGCTGGCCTGGAACGCCACGCTGGCCACCGCCGCCGAAGGCAACTCACGCTCCATGGCCAACAACAACTACTTCGATCACAAGGACCGCGATGGCCGCACCCCGGGTGACCGCGCGGAACTGGCCGGCTACGACTTCCAGCAGATCGGCGAAAACATCGCCGCCGGACAGGACAGCGTACGCAAGGTGGTCGAAGGCTGGCTGACCAGCCCCGGCCATTGCGCCAACCTGATGAACCCACAGTTCCGCGAACTGGGCGCGGCGTATGCGACCGATCCGAAGAGCGATGCGGGGATTTACTGGACAGCGATGTTTGGGGCGCAGTGA
- a CDS encoding cell wall hydrolase, translating into MRFDWIATCFALTLLAGPVSAADQAQKQQAAENKAEVLEQKAAENNNPAPAPKAEAITPSEVQAVDPAGAAPLDDAITCLARSIYWEAKGKDAADMEAVANVVMNRLGHEGFPDTVCKVVKQGSETRSCQFSWWCDGKSDSVQEEVPYTMAKEIARKALNKELPDRTQGALYFHDRTVKPDWAREYIRTVDIGLFRFYKPHDGSAR; encoded by the coding sequence ATGCGCTTCGACTGGATCGCCACCTGCTTCGCCCTGACGTTGCTTGCCGGCCCGGTATCCGCTGCGGATCAAGCGCAAAAGCAGCAAGCGGCCGAGAACAAGGCCGAGGTGCTGGAACAGAAAGCCGCCGAAAACAACAACCCCGCACCTGCGCCCAAGGCAGAAGCCATTACCCCGTCCGAAGTCCAGGCCGTCGACCCGGCCGGTGCCGCGCCGCTGGACGATGCGATCACCTGCCTGGCCCGGTCCATTTACTGGGAAGCCAAGGGCAAGGACGCCGCCGATATGGAGGCGGTGGCCAACGTGGTCATGAATCGCCTGGGCCACGAGGGCTTTCCGGACACGGTGTGCAAAGTGGTCAAGCAGGGTTCGGAGACCAGGAGTTGCCAGTTCTCCTGGTGGTGCGACGGCAAATCCGATTCGGTCCAGGAAGAGGTGCCTTACACGATGGCCAAGGAAATCGCGCGCAAGGCCCTGAACAAGGAACTGCCGGATCGCACCCAGGGTGCCCTGTATTTCCATGATCGTACCGTCAAGCCGGATTGGGCCCGGGAATACATCAGGACCGTGGATATCGGCTTGTTCCGGTTTTACAAACCCCATGACGGATCGGCCAGATAG
- a CDS encoding NAD-dependent epimerase, producing MTVLVTGAAGFIGFHTVQRLCREGQEVVGIDNLNDYYDVELKQARLKVLETLPGFRFRKMDIVDKPALISLFREHAFTEVVHLAAQAGVRYSLDNPDVYGQSNLVGFLNVLEACRHHRPEHLIYASSSSVYGTNSKMPFCVEDPVEHPISLYAASKRANELLAESYCHLYGLKASGLRFFTVYGPWGRPDMALFKFTDAILKGLPIDIYNQGQMSRDFTYVDDIVEGIARLRPRPPVPEGSAAGVNRLFNIGRGMPVALLDFVECLESALDLEARRNYMPMQAGDVVKTWADVSALAEWVGFSPQVTLETGVREFVKWYRQFYRI from the coding sequence ATGACCGTCCTGGTCACCGGTGCGGCCGGTTTCATCGGTTTTCATACGGTCCAGCGCTTGTGCCGCGAGGGTCAGGAGGTCGTCGGTATCGACAACCTCAACGACTACTACGACGTGGAACTCAAGCAGGCACGCCTCAAGGTGCTGGAGACTCTGCCGGGTTTTCGTTTCCGGAAAATGGACATCGTCGACAAACCGGCCCTGATCAGCCTGTTTCGAGAACACGCTTTTACCGAGGTGGTGCACCTGGCTGCTCAAGCCGGGGTGCGTTACTCGCTGGACAACCCGGATGTTTATGGGCAATCGAACCTGGTGGGTTTCCTCAATGTGCTCGAAGCCTGTCGGCACCACCGCCCCGAGCATCTGATCTACGCCTCGAGCAGCTCGGTGTACGGCACCAACAGCAAGATGCCGTTCTGTGTCGAAGACCCTGTCGAACATCCCATCTCGTTGTACGCCGCCAGCAAGCGCGCCAATGAACTGCTGGCTGAAAGTTACTGCCACCTGTATGGCCTGAAAGCCAGTGGCCTGCGCTTTTTCACCGTTTACGGCCCGTGGGGTCGCCCGGACATGGCGCTGTTCAAGTTCACCGACGCCATCCTCAAAGGCCTGCCCATCGACATTTACAACCAGGGGCAGATGTCCCGCGACTTCACCTATGTCGACGACATTGTCGAAGGTATCGCCCGACTGCGCCCAAGGCCTCCGGTGCCGGAAGGCTCTGCCGCCGGGGTCAACCGGCTCTTCAACATCGGTCGCGGCATGCCGGTGGCGTTGCTGGATTTCGTCGAGTGCCTGGAATCAGCCCTGGACCTGGAGGCCCGGCGCAACTATATGCCGATGCAGGCCGGTGATGTGGTCAAGACCTGGGCCGATGTCTCGGCACTGGCCGAGTGGGTGGGTTTCAGCCCGCAGGTGACGCTGGAAACCGGCGTAAGAGAATTTGTGAAGTGGTATCGGCAGTTCTATCGGATTTGA
- a CDS encoding glycosyltransferase family 2 protein, with the protein MSQDIFVSVLIPAKNESNNLKPLLEEIRVALADESYEIIVVDDGSTDSTLQELRQIRQNGLSTLRILHHERSLGQSTSLYHAAREARGQWLATLDGDGQNDPADIPGMLALVRGEPGKIDVQLVAGHRVNRRDTASKRYASRFANNLRRRLLKDATPDTGCGLKLIERAAFLRLPYFDHMHRYIPALIQRHNGRMIVHPVNHRPRTAGVSKYGNLDRALVGILDLIGVWWLIKRTRLNTQAQELEG; encoded by the coding sequence ATGAGCCAAGACATTTTTGTATCCGTACTGATTCCCGCCAAGAACGAATCAAACAACCTCAAGCCGCTGCTTGAGGAAATCCGCGTGGCACTGGCCGATGAGTCTTACGAAATCATTGTGGTCGACGATGGCAGCACCGATTCGACCCTGCAGGAACTGCGGCAGATTCGCCAAAACGGCTTGAGCACCTTGCGTATCCTGCATCACGAGCGGTCGCTGGGGCAGAGCACTTCGTTGTACCACGCGGCCCGCGAGGCCCGCGGGCAGTGGCTGGCGACTCTCGATGGCGACGGCCAGAACGACCCGGCGGACATTCCCGGCATGCTCGCGCTGGTGCGCGGCGAACCGGGCAAGATCGACGTGCAACTGGTGGCCGGGCACCGGGTCAATCGCCGCGACACCGCGAGCAAACGTTATGCCTCGCGGTTCGCCAACAACCTGCGCCGTCGCCTGCTCAAGGACGCCACCCCGGACACCGGCTGCGGCCTGAAGCTGATCGAGCGCGCGGCGTTCTTGCGCCTGCCGTACTTCGACCACATGCATCGCTATATTCCGGCGCTGATCCAGCGTCATAACGGGCGCATGATCGTGCACCCGGTCAACCACCGTCCGCGCACGGCCGGGGTCTCGAAATATGGCAACCTCGACCGCGCGCTGGTGGGCATTCTTGACCTGATCGGCGTCTGGTGGCTGATCAAACGCACGCGCCTGAACACCCAGGCCCAGGAGCTCGAAGGATGA
- a CDS encoding lipid-A-disaccharide synthase N-terminal domain-containing protein, protein MTLTRETLWLVVGFAGQVAFTGRFVLQWLYSEYKKRSVIPTNFWYLSIVGSTLLLAYAIYRQDPVFIVGQAFGSIVYFRNLQLIAKSRSVKE, encoded by the coding sequence ATGACTCTGACCCGTGAAACCCTGTGGCTGGTGGTCGGCTTTGCGGGACAGGTTGCCTTTACCGGGCGGTTTGTCCTGCAGTGGTTGTACAGCGAGTACAAGAAACGCAGCGTGATCCCGACCAACTTCTGGTACCTGAGCATCGTAGGCAGCACCTTGTTGCTCGCCTACGCCATTTACCGTCAGGACCCGGTGTTCATCGTCGGGCAGGCGTTTGGCTCCATCGTCTATTTCCGCAACCTGCAATTGATTGCCAAAAGCAGAAGCGTGAAGGAATAA
- a CDS encoding glycosyltransferase family 39 protein produces the protein MRRSLSPRVECLGLMLLALLLIGAGMGLRQAQNVDEERFLGVALEMLQNGSWLIPHRAAEIYGDKPPIFMWTVAFFTWLTGKPNIALYIPGLFSAVTVTAMVYDLGRRLWTQRIGRNAALLYLATYQTYSILRTGQIDSFLILFTSLGLYGLARHLLLGPAWRWFYAGCAAMGIGVITKGVGFLPALLLIPYAYAVRKGWPGVVAMPGEARKWLLGLAVMLAAIAIWLLPLALSIIVNGNADEVAYAREILLHQTAGRYAAAWHHREPFWYFFTNVIPQYWLPLVLVLPWLVPAWRRQLQKRDGRVLVLLGWVVLVVLFFCISTGKRKLYIYPALPGLVLVAAPLIPWLLKRWFKRHPRLRRVFPALVATWFALWFARGFIEPLKEGTNIDQVLMIQAASMTQGADLVLVNWEEGHWLFARQPIVHFGMDNSTIEKAALYLREHPKAYALVPDDVLNQCFKPEAAHELGENSRANWSIVGADADNGKCLPQEAGKAYRFTWNDPHMPAAPAQVANP, from the coding sequence ATGCGTAGATCGTTGTCGCCCAGGGTCGAATGCCTGGGCCTGATGCTGCTTGCCCTGTTGCTGATCGGCGCGGGCATGGGCCTGCGTCAGGCGCAGAATGTGGATGAGGAGCGTTTCCTCGGCGTCGCGCTGGAGATGCTGCAAAACGGCTCGTGGCTGATCCCGCACCGGGCCGCCGAGATCTACGGCGACAAGCCGCCGATTTTCATGTGGACGGTGGCGTTCTTCACCTGGCTGACCGGCAAACCCAACATCGCCCTGTATATCCCGGGGCTGTTTTCGGCGGTGACGGTCACGGCGATGGTCTATGACCTGGGCCGGCGCCTGTGGACCCAGCGTATCGGGCGCAATGCCGCGTTGTTGTACCTGGCGACCTACCAGACCTACAGCATTTTGCGCACCGGTCAGATCGACAGCTTCCTGATTCTGTTCACCTCCCTGGGCCTGTACGGCCTGGCGCGGCACCTGCTGCTCGGCCCTGCGTGGCGCTGGTTCTACGCGGGCTGTGCGGCCATGGGCATTGGCGTGATCACCAAGGGCGTGGGTTTCCTACCGGCGCTGTTGCTGATTCCTTATGCCTATGCAGTGCGCAAAGGCTGGCCCGGCGTGGTGGCCATGCCCGGTGAGGCACGCAAGTGGTTGCTCGGGTTAGCAGTGATGCTCGCGGCGATCGCGATCTGGCTGCTGCCCCTGGCCTTGTCCATCATCGTCAATGGCAACGCCGACGAAGTAGCCTATGCGCGGGAGATCCTGCTGCATCAGACGGCGGGCCGTTATGCCGCCGCGTGGCATCACCGCGAACCGTTCTGGTACTTCTTCACCAACGTGATTCCGCAGTACTGGCTGCCGTTGGTGCTGGTGCTGCCATGGCTGGTGCCCGCCTGGCGCCGGCAGTTGCAAAAACGTGACGGCCGGGTCCTGGTATTGCTCGGTTGGGTGGTGCTGGTGGTGCTGTTTTTCTGCATCAGCACGGGCAAGCGCAAGTTGTACATCTACCCGGCGCTGCCCGGGCTGGTGCTGGTCGCCGCACCGTTGATCCCGTGGCTGCTCAAGCGCTGGTTCAAACGGCACCCGCGTTTGCGCCGGGTGTTCCCGGCACTGGTGGCAACCTGGTTCGCGTTGTGGTTCGCCCGTGGTTTCATCGAACCGCTCAAGGAAGGCACCAACATCGATCAGGTGCTCATGATCCAGGCGGCATCCATGACCCAGGGCGCCGATCTGGTGCTGGTCAACTGGGAGGAGGGACACTGGTTGTTCGCCCGGCAGCCGATCGTGCATTTCGGCATGGACAATTCGACCATCGAAAAGGCCGCGCTTTACTTGCGTGAACACCCCAAGGCCTACGCTTTGGTGCCGGATGACGTGCTCAACCAGTGCTTCAAGCCCGAAGCGGCCCATGAACTGGGCGAAAACTCCCGGGCGAACTGGTCGATCGTGGGCGCGGACGCCGACAACGGCAAATGCCTGCCGCAAGAGGCCGGCAAAGCTTATCGGTTCACCTGGAATGACCCGCACATGCCGGCGGCACCTGCGCAGGTGGCTAATCCCTGA
- a CDS encoding NAD(P)-dependent alcohol dehydrogenase gives MSDSSELTTFTGWAATAAGAPLERYSYDPGPLGNDEVEVAVEYCGVCHSDQSLIDNDWGISHYPFIPGHEVVGRIVRLGDQVRGLEMGQRVGIGWYKGSCMHCTSCIEGSHNLCRTVQPTIIGSNGGFADRIRSHWAWALPIPAGLDPAMAGPLFCAGSTVFNPLVEFGIKPTDRVGVVGIGGLGHLALRFLNAWGCEVTAFTSSLSKQDEARRLGAHKVVASTDTNALNAIAGTLDFLLVTANANLDWSAMLATLRGKGRLHFVGVVPDAIPMHVFELIPQQKTMSASPVGSPANTATMLEFCARHQIVPQVEMFPMSRINEAIDHLRSGKARYRVVLDASQ, from the coding sequence ATGAGCGACAGCAGCGAACTCACCACCTTTACCGGCTGGGCCGCCACGGCAGCGGGCGCGCCACTGGAGCGCTACAGCTACGATCCCGGTCCGTTGGGCAACGATGAGGTGGAAGTCGCCGTGGAATATTGCGGCGTCTGCCACTCCGACCAGTCGCTGATCGACAACGACTGGGGCATCAGCCACTACCCGTTCATTCCCGGCCATGAGGTGGTTGGCCGTATCGTGCGCCTGGGCGACCAGGTGCGCGGCCTGGAAATGGGGCAACGGGTGGGCATCGGTTGGTACAAGGGCAGTTGCATGCATTGCACGTCGTGCATCGAAGGCTCCCATAACCTGTGTCGCACCGTGCAGCCGACCATCATCGGCAGCAACGGCGGCTTTGCCGACCGCATTCGCTCGCACTGGGCCTGGGCCTTGCCGATCCCCGCCGGGCTCGATCCGGCGATGGCCGGGCCGTTGTTCTGTGCAGGTTCGACCGTGTTCAACCCACTGGTGGAATTCGGCATCAAGCCCACCGACCGGGTCGGCGTGGTGGGCATCGGCGGTCTCGGTCACCTGGCGCTGCGCTTCCTCAACGCCTGGGGCTGCGAAGTCACGGCGTTCACCTCATCGCTGAGCAAGCAGGACGAAGCCAGGCGCCTGGGCGCGCACAAGGTGGTCGCCTCGACCGATACCAATGCGCTCAATGCCATTGCCGGCACCCTGGACTTTCTCCTGGTCACCGCCAACGCCAACCTCGACTGGAGCGCCATGCTCGCCACCCTGCGCGGCAAGGGTCGCCTGCACTTTGTCGGCGTCGTGCCTGATGCCATTCCCATGCATGTGTTCGAGCTGATTCCCCAGCAAAAAACCATGTCCGCCTCACCCGTCGGCTCGCCCGCCAACACCGCGACCATGCTGGAGTTCTGCGCACGCCACCAGATCGTGCCGCAGGTCGAGATGTTCCCCATGAGCCGGATTAACGAGGCCATCGATCATTTGCGCAGTGGCAAGGCACGCTACCGCGTGGTGCTGGACGCCAGTCAGTGA